The following are from one region of the Littorina saxatilis isolate snail1 linkage group LG2, US_GU_Lsax_2.0, whole genome shotgun sequence genome:
- the LOC138960468 gene encoding uncharacterized protein: MQRTETAVLNVRTETAVLNVRTETAVLNVRTETAVLNVRTETAVLNVRTETAVLNVRTETAVLSVRTETAVLNVRTETAVLNVRTETAVLNVRTETAVLNVRTETAVLNVRTETAVLNVRTETAVLNVRTETAVLNVRTETAVLNVRTETAVLNVRTETAVLNVRTETAVLNVRTETAVLNVRTETAVLNVRTETAVLNVRTETAVLNVRTETAVLNVRTETAVLNVRTETAVLNVRTETAVLNVRTETAVLNVRTETAVLNVRTETAVLNVRTETAVLNVRTETAVLNVRTETAVLNVRTETAVLNVRTETAVLNVRTETAVLNVRTETAVLNVNMTPRLRRTKQNWAPQERCRVRLV, from the coding sequence ATGCAAAGAACGGAGACTGCAGTGCTCAATGTAAGAACGGAGACTGCAGTGCTCAATGTAAGAACGGAGACTGCAGTGCTCAATGTAAGAACGGAGACTGCAGTGCTCAATGTAAGAACGGAGACTGCAGTGCTCAATGTAAGAACGGAGACTGCAGTGCTCAATGTAAGAACGGAGACTGCAGTGCTCAGTGTAAGAACGGAGACTGCAGTGCTCAATGTAAGAACGGAGACTGCAGTGCTCAATGTAAGAACGGAGACTGCAGTGCTCAATGTAAGAACGGAGACTGCAGTGCTCAATGTAAGAACGGAGACTGCAGTGCTCAATGTAAGAACGGAGACTGCAGTGCTCAATGTAAGAACGGAGACTGCAGTGCTCAATGTAAGAACGGAGACTGCAGTGCTCAATGTAAGAACGGAGACTGCAGTGCTCAATGTAAGAACGGAGACTGCAGTGCTCAATGTAAGAACGGAGACTGCAGTGCTCAATGTAAGAACGGAGACTGCAGTGCTCAATGTAAGAACGGAGACTGCAGTGCTCAATGTAAGAACGGAGACTGCAGTGCTCAATGTAAGAACGGAGACTGCAGTGCTCAATGTAAGAACGGAGACTGCAGTGCTCAATGTAAGAACGGAGACTGCAGTGCTCAATGTAAGAACGGAGACTGCAGTGCTCAATGTAAGAACGGAGACTGCAGTGCTCAATGTAAGAACGGAGACTGCAGTGCTCAATGTAAGAACGGAGACTGCAGTGCTCAATGTAAGAACGGAGACTGCAGTGCTCAATGTAAGAACGGAGACTGCAGTGCTCAATGTAAGAACGGAGACTGCAGTGCTCAATGTAAGAACGGAGACTGCAGTGCTCAATGTAAGAACGGAGACTGCAGTGCTCAATGTAAGAACGGAGACTGCAGTGCTCAATGTAAGAACGGAGACTGCAGTGCTCAATGTAAGAACGGAGACTGCAGTGCTCAATGTAAGAACGGAGACTGCAGTGCTCAATGTTAACATGACACCAAGGCTGAGACGCACCAAGCAAAACTGGGCGCCACAAGAAAGGTGCAGGGTCAGATTGGTTTag